The genomic stretch CTCCTTCCAAGACTGGACCGACCACCTCCCCCGCCACCGCCGCCACGTGGCGTAGTCAGAAAGCCACGCGAGTTATTCTTCGGATGGGTTTGCGGTTTCAGACGAATAAACAGGCACCCTGGTAAACCCAAACCCGGTGAGGTGATGGTTAAAAACAGCGTTTACAAAACCATCTTTAACAAACCATTTGCCCGTCTCTCCCTGAAACAAATCGAGTTCAGGAATGACCTCCCATTTCAAAGCCCAGTCAAACACGCTCAAGATGTGCTTGCCGACCCTTTTTGCCCGGCCAAACTGTGGATCAAGCACTTCGTGTGAAGAGTCTGCGTAGCAATAAACATAGTCCCTCTGAATCATTTGGGCCCCAGGCCCGGTCCATTCACAAGGAATCACCACGAGGTCGGCGGGCAAACGCAGTTCTGCCAATGTTTCGAATGCGCGTCGGCTTAAAATAAGCTCCCTGCCCGACGTCAGCATTCGATCCATCACTTCAACACCAGCAGGGAGATGGACTCGCACCTTATCCGGTTTCTGTGTTGGCGGCTCTGCATCAGGAACCTCCCTCCCCTGGTCATCTGTCACAGTGACAAATTTGGGAATGCGCGAGCCGGGGGCAAACCCCATCAAATATAAGTGCGGGTTTTCCATACTGATCCTGAGTGAAATTTCGATAACATAGATTTCGAGCTTCAAAAAGACCTCAAAGACCCAGAGACAAATTTCGTACCCCCCATCACCAAACCACGCCTCCAGGCCACTTCCGTACTGTCAGCCCCGCTTGCCAGCGGCGCGTTCTTCCTTTAAAGGAGAGGTTCTCGCAACCGATACCCCCTTTTACCGACCATGATCAAACTTACCGGCATCGCAGATGAAGCAGGCGCGTCCCTCGACGTGCAGATCCAGGCCCACCAGGAACTCGGCTGGGACAGCATTGAGTGCCGCGCCGTCGAGTTCGATGGCGTCAAAGGCAACCTGCATGAGATCCCCGATGCCCTGTTCGACAAAGTCGTCGCCCACCTGGCCGAAAAGAACATGAAGATCAGCGGCTTCGGTTCCCTCATCGGCAACTGGGCCAAAAAGATCACCGACGACTTCAGCATCACCGAGGCCGAAATCAGCCGCGCCATCCCACGCATGCAGAAGCTGGGCGCCAAGCTCATCCGCGTCATGTCCTACGCCGTCTGCAAGGACGACTCCGGCAAGGACCTCGAAGAGCAGTTCGCCCCGGAGCGCATCAAGCGCATGCAGGAAATCAACAAGCGCTTTGCCGATGCTGGCCTCACCGTCGTCCACGAAAACTGCATGAACTGGGGCGGCATGAGCCCCACCTACGTCCAGCGCATGGCCGAAGCCGTCCCCGGCATGAAGTGGGTCTTCGACACTGGCAACCCCGTCTTCATTGATGACCGCGACCGCCCCGGCCACAAGCAGGACGCCTGGGCCATGTACCAGGCCATCAAGCCCTTCATGGCCCACGTCCACGTCAAAGACGGCATCTGGGACACCGCCAAAAACGACGCCGTGTACACCTACCCCGGTGAAGGCGAAGGCCAGACCGAGCGCATCATGAAGGACCTCGTCGAAACCGGCTACAACGGCTACATCAGCATCGA from Prosthecobacter algae encodes the following:
- a CDS encoding sugar phosphate isomerase/epimerase family protein; its protein translation is MIKLTGIADEAGASLDVQIQAHQELGWDSIECRAVEFDGVKGNLHEIPDALFDKVVAHLAEKNMKISGFGSLIGNWAKKITDDFSITEAEISRAIPRMQKLGAKLIRVMSYAVCKDDSGKDLEEQFAPERIKRMQEINKRFADAGLTVVHENCMNWGGMSPTYVQRMAEAVPGMKWVFDTGNPVFIDDRDRPGHKQDAWAMYQAIKPFMAHVHVKDGIWDTAKNDAVYTYPGEGEGQTERIMKDLVETGYNGYISIEPHVAVVFHGAGAADDLSPEQKAKEQYDSYIKYGRQLEAMLKKLGANLG